In one window of Dromaius novaehollandiae isolate bDroNov1 chromosome W, bDroNov1.hap1, whole genome shotgun sequence DNA:
- the PPWD1 gene encoding peptidylprolyl isomerase domain and WD repeat-containing protein 1, with protein sequence MESSESERKRKLRDAAGAGGGGEAEAEAEDEERWVGPLPGEAAQAKKRRVLEFEHVYLENLPSASMYERSYMHRDVITHVACTKTDFIITASHDGHVKFWKKIEEGIEFVKHFRSHLGVIESIAVSSEGALFCSVGDDKAMKVFDVVNFDMINMLKLGYYPGQCEWVYCPGDAISSVATSEKSTGKIFIYDGRGNNQPLHVFDKLHTSSLTQIRLNPIYKVVVSSDKSGMIEYWTGTPHEYKFPKNVNWEYKTDTDLYEFAKCKAYPSSISFSPDGKKMATLGSDRKVRIFRFLTGKLMRVFDESLSMFTELQQMRQQLPDMEFGRRMAVERELEKVDAVRLINIVFDETGHFVLYGTMLGIKVINVETNRCIRILGKQENIRVMQLALFQGVAKKHRAAITIEMKASENPVLQNIQPDPTVICTAFKKNRFYMFTKREPEDTKSADSDRDVFNEKPSKEEVMAATQAEGPKRVSDSAIIHTSMGDIHIKLFPVECPKTVENFCVHSRNGYYNGHIFHRIIKGFMIQTGDPTGTGMGGESIWGGEFEDEFHSTLRHDRPYTLSMANAGPNTNGSQFFITVVPTPWLDNKHSVFGRVTKGMEVVQRISNVKVNPKTDKPYEDVSIINITVK encoded by the exons ATGGAGTCGTCGGAATCGGAGCGCAAGAGGAAGCTGCGTGATGCGGCGGGAGCGGGtggcggcggcgaggcggaggcggaggcggaggacGAGGAGCGTTGGGTCGGGCCTCTGCCGGGGGAAGCCGCACAGGCGAAGAAGAGGAGAG TCCTTGAATTTGAACATGTCTATCTCGAAAATCTTCCAAGTGCTTCAATGTATGAACGCAGTTACATGCACAGAGATGTCATTACGCATGTAGCATGTACTAA GACAGATTTTATCATAACAGCCAGTCATGATGGACATGTAAAGTTCTGGAAAAAGATAGAAGAAGGGATTGAGTTTGTTAAACATTTCCGTAGCCACTTAG GAGTTATTGAGAGTATTGCTGTTAGTTCAGAGGGGGCTTTATTCTGTTCAGTTGGAGATGACAAAGCAATGAAGGTATTTGATGTGGTAAACTTCGATATGATCAACATGCTGAAGCTTGG CTATTACCCTGGCCAATGTGAATGGGTATATTGCCCTGGAGATGCCATATCTTCTGTTGCCACATCTGAGAAGAGCACaggaaaaatattcatatatgaTGGACGAGGAAATAACCAGCCACTTCATGTTTTTGATAAACTCCATACGTCCTCTCTTACTCAGATACGGTTGAACCCTATCTACAAAGTAGTAGTGTCTTCTGACAAATCTGGAATGATTGAGTACTGGACTGGTACTCCTCATGAATATAAATTTCCCAAGAATGTGAACTGGGAGTATAAAACAGATACTGATTTATACGAATTTGCTAAATGCAAGGCTTACCCATCCAGTATAAGTTTTTCACCCGATGGCAAGAAAATGGCCACTCTTGGGTCTGACAGAAAAGTTAGAATTTTCCGGTTCTTGACGGGGAAGCTCATGAGAGTCTTTGATGAATCTCTGAGT atgtTTACTGAACTTCAGCAGATGAGACAACAATTACCAGACATGGAGTTTGGCCGACGCATGGCTGTTGAGCGTGAGCTGGAGAAGGTGGATGCAGTAAGATTAATTAATATAGTTTTTGATGAAACTGGACACTTCGTTCTCTATGGAACAATGTTGGGCATTAAGGTCATAAATGTAGAGACTAACAG GTGTATTCGTATCTTGGGCAAACAAGAAAACATCAGGGTGATGCAACTAGCTTTGTTCCAAGGAGTAGCAAAGAAACATCGTGCTGCAATCACTATAGAGATGAAGGCATCTGAAAACCCTGTTCTCCAGAACATCCAGCCGGATCCAACAGTAATctgcacagcttttaaaaaaaataggttttataTG tttacTAAACGTGAACCAGAAGATACAAAGAGTGCAGATTCTGACAGAGATGTGTTTAATGAGAAACCTTCTAAAGAAGAGGTCATGGCAGCCACTCAGGCAGAAGGTCCCAAAAGAGTTTCAGACAGTGCCATTATCCACACAAGCATGGGAGACATTCACATCAAGCTTTTTCCTGTTGA GTGCCCCAAAACAGTGGAAAACTTCTGTGTGCACAGCAGAAATGGCTATTACAATGGACACATATTTCACCGTATTATCAAG GGTTTCATGATTCAGACTGGCGACCCCACAGGTACAGGAATGGGAGGTGAAAGTATTTGGGGAGGAGAATTTGAAGATGAGTTTCATTCAACTTTACGACACGATAGACCTTATACGCTCAGTATGGCTAATGCAGGACCAAATACCAATGGATCTCAGTTTTTTATAACAGTGGTGCCAACT CCTTGGCTAGACAACAAGCACAGCGTGTTTGGACGGGTGACTAAAGGAATGGAAGTTGTTCAGAGAATCTCAAATGTAAAAGTCAATCCCAAAACTGACAAACCCTATGAGGATGTCAGCATCATTAATATCACTGTGAAGTAA